Within the Emticicia oligotrophica DSM 17448 genome, the region TCGCAGGTATCTTGTGGTAGTCCGATTGATAATACCCCGCCTTGTCCGCCAACGTTTAGTTCAGCAGAAATCAACTGTGAAAATCTCGATAGAAAAGCTATTTGCGAATCAAATACGCTTTCGAATACCTTTAGCTGGCGAACCCCATCGAGTGCCAACGGTCTTGTATGTAGAGTAGATATTTTGAAGTATAACATCTATTATGCTCGCTACAAAGATGAACAACCCAAGTTTTTAGCTTCAGTAACGGCTCCAGAAACTACGTTCACACATAATAAACCGATTCAAGATGGTTTTGCAGGATGTTACTATATTACGGCGGTCAATCGTTTGAATATTGAAAGTGCCCCAAGCAATATCATTTGTAAGGATAATTGTCCGATTGTTGAATTACCAAACGTATTAACGCCAAACAGTGATGGTAAAAATGATACGTTTACACCTATGACTTGCTCGGCATTTATCAAGACAATAAGCATTGAAATTTATAACCGCTACGGTGCAAAAGTTTACGAATCAAGTGGAAATACTTTAAATTGGGATGGTAAAGGAAATAACGGAGCAGAACTTCCAAGTGGGACTTATTTCTATGTTTCACAAGTAACAATTCAGCGATTAGATAAAGCCGATGAAGTTCCGACTACCATCAAGGGTTGGGTAGAATTAATTAAATAATTGATAATCAGAAGACAAAATAAAGGTTTTTAATCTGTGCAAATGATACTTTTCTAACCGAATCAGCTATCTTTGCACCCCAATTTGGTATAGTTTTTGAAGTTTTATATAAAAACATCAAATATCGGGTCTAACAAAAACCTTTTTAAGATTACATAATGAAGAAATTAAGCAATTTTACGGCGAAGATTCTAAACAATTTTACTGATTCTCTTAACAAACCGATGGCTACTTCAATTAGCTCTACTCGCGGGTTTATTATCTCGCTTTTAGTAGGTTTATTCGTAGCAATAGTAGCAACGGGTGTACAACCTTTCGGCCTTGCTGAATTTAATCATGAATCAAAAACGCTGTTTCTAGCAGGTTTTGGTTTAGTAGCATTTATTGGAATGCTCATTGCTAAATTTATTTTTCCAATTGCTTTACCAAACTTCTACAACGACCAAACTTGGACGGTAGCTCGTCAGATTACTCACCTTACAGTAAGTGTATTCGTTGTTGGAATTTTAATTATGTTTTACGCTCAAGTATTTGCTATCACGCAATTTTCAATTGTCAATATATTAGTAGCTACGGCCATAAGCATAATTCCAGCAGCAGTCATTACTTTCATTCAACAAGGCTTGTTTCATAATAAGTTTACAAGCAATGCCGAGAACATTACAAGCAGCTTAGGTTCAATTAACCCACCTGCAAGCCAACAGTTATTTCCTGTAATGGTGTTTGGTGAAAGTGGGAAAAAGCTAAGTTTGGTACCCAATCAATTAATTTACGCTGAAACATCTAAAGATTCAACTGATTTTTATTGGCAAAGCTTAATGGGCGTAGAAAAAACAACCATTCAAACGCCACTTTCACAAGTAGAGAAAGAGTTAGCGGCTCACCCACAATTTGTTCGCTTACACCGTAATTTTGTAGTAAATATGCGTGGTATTCATAAAGTTGAAGGCAATGCTCGTGGCTATCGTTTACGAATTGCACGAACTAAACATGAAATTCCTGTTTCAAGAAAGTTTCATAAAAAACTAGAGCAATTAGGTCAATAATTTATCAAGAGATATAGAAAACCCTCAGTTTGTTACATAACGAACTGAGGGTTTTATTTTACACTTTTATAAATGTATCAATTATGAATATTTCGGAAATTTATCATAATCAGGTTTACGTTTCTCTAAAAAAGCATCACGACCCTCACGGGCTTCATCGGTCATATAACCTAAACGAGTAGCCTCTCCAGCAAAAATCTGCTGCCCTACTAAACCATCATCAATCATATTGAAAGCATATTTTAGCATTCGAATAGCCATTGGGCTCTTTTCTAAAATCTCTTGTGCCCATTGATAAGCCGTTTCTTCTAATTCTTCATGCGGAATTACGGCATTCACCATCCCCATTTCGAAGGCTTCTTGTGCCGAATAGTTTCTGCCCAAAAAGAAAATCTCTCTTGCACGTTTTTGTCCTACTTGACGAGCCAAATACGCTGAGCCATAGCCCGCATCATAACTGGCTACATTGGCATCTGTCTGCTTGAAAATGGCATGTTCTTTACTAGCTAGCGTCATGTCACATACCACGTGGAGGCTATGCCCACCACCCACTGCCCAACCAGTAACTACCGCAATGACAGGTTTTGTCATGAAACGAATTTGGCGTTGAACTTCCAAAATATTTAAGCGTCCTACCCCCATTTCGTCTTTATAGCCATCTTTTCCTCTCGCACGTTGGTCGCCGCCACTACAAAATGCCCAACCACCATCTTTAGGAGAAGGACCTTCTCCCGATAATAATACCACACCAATTGAAGCGTCATTTCGAGCATCCTCAAA harbors:
- a CDS encoding LytR/AlgR family response regulator transcription factor — translated: MKKLSNFTAKILNNFTDSLNKPMATSISSTRGFIISLLVGLFVAIVATGVQPFGLAEFNHESKTLFLAGFGLVAFIGMLIAKFIFPIALPNFYNDQTWTVARQITHLTVSVFVVGILIMFYAQVFAITQFSIVNILVATAISIIPAAVITFIQQGLFHNKFTSNAENITSSLGSINPPASQQLFPVMVFGESGKKLSLVPNQLIYAETSKDSTDFYWQSLMGVEKTTIQTPLSQVEKELAAHPQFVRLHRNFVVNMRGIHKVEGNARGYRLRIARTKHEIPVSRKFHKKLEQLGQ
- a CDS encoding 1,4-dihydroxy-2-naphthoyl-CoA synthase, whose translation is MLSPEWQVAKEYKDLTYMKRNGVARIAFNRPEVRNAFRPKTVFELIDAFEDARNDASIGVVLLSGEGPSPKDGGWAFCSGGDQRARGKDGYKDEMGVGRLNILEVQRQIRFMTKPVIAVVTGWAVGGGHSLHVVCDMTLASKEHAIFKQTDANVASYDAGYGSAYLARQVGQKRAREIFFLGRNYSAQEAFEMGMVNAVIPHEELEETAYQWAQEILEKSPMAIRMLKYAFNMIDDGLVGQQIFAGEATRLGYMTDEAREGRDAFLEKRKPDYDKFPKYS